The following coding sequences are from one Virgibacillus necropolis window:
- a CDS encoding ABC transporter substrate-binding protein produces MGFVNKGLGILWIVVLATLLVACSNSDSGSETGSEDISNNDTSTEADEATDEEVTIVYARNVDSTGAINLVIEAFEEKFPNINVEYREMPADSGQTHDQYVTAFSAQSTEIDVFNADVIWPAEFGQADYALELDRFIEKDGIDMDAYFPGTVASGKYNGKQWAMPNYTDAGVLFYRSDIVETPPKTWDELMEMAAKYQGEKGTDFGYIMQAAQYEGLITNAIEYIASYGGQIIDEDNNVVADSAETIKAIKKMQDVVNSDFVPDNILNFKEVETETAYIEGKSVFARNWPYMQASAADEERSKIVGNSKITTLPAGDAGSASSLGGWMAMINRYSEHPEAAWEFVKFLTGTEGQKITAIYGGRAPTLKALYDDPEVKEASPLFANPEFTKVLESAVSRPVTPIYPKISDIMQIELSKALTGDQTAEETAKNMQAKITEAVNE; encoded by the coding sequence TTGGGTTTTGTAAATAAAGGATTAGGTATTCTGTGGATAGTTGTTTTGGCCACCTTATTAGTAGCATGCAGTAATTCAGATTCTGGGAGTGAGACTGGATCTGAAGATATTTCGAATAATGATACATCAACTGAAGCAGATGAAGCAACTGATGAAGAAGTTACGATTGTTTATGCTCGTAACGTTGATTCGACAGGTGCTATCAATCTAGTAATTGAAGCATTTGAGGAAAAGTTTCCAAATATTAATGTAGAATATCGTGAAATGCCAGCTGATAGCGGACAGACACATGATCAATATGTAACTGCCTTCAGTGCACAAAGCACTGAAATTGATGTTTTCAATGCAGATGTGATTTGGCCCGCTGAGTTTGGGCAAGCAGATTATGCATTAGAACTAGATCGTTTTATTGAAAAAGATGGAATTGATATGGATGCCTATTTCCCAGGAACGGTAGCATCAGGTAAATATAATGGGAAACAATGGGCAATGCCAAACTATACAGATGCGGGTGTTCTTTTTTACAGATCCGATATTGTTGAAACGCCTCCAAAAACATGGGACGAATTGATGGAAATGGCTGCAAAATATCAAGGTGAAAAAGGAACAGATTTTGGTTATATCATGCAAGCAGCTCAATATGAAGGCTTAATAACTAACGCGATTGAGTATATTGCATCTTACGGTGGACAAATTATTGACGAAGATAACAACGTTGTAGCTGATAGCGCTGAAACAATTAAGGCTATTAAGAAAATGCAAGATGTTGTAAACTCCGACTTTGTACCTGATAACATTTTAAACTTTAAAGAAGTGGAAACAGAAACAGCTTATATTGAAGGCAAATCTGTATTTGCACGAAACTGGCCGTACATGCAAGCATCTGCAGCTGACGAGGAACGCTCGAAAATTGTTGGTAACTCAAAAATCACAACCCTACCGGCAGGTGATGCAGGTAGTGCGTCTAGTCTAGGTGGATGGATGGCAATGATTAACCGTTATTCTGAACATCCTGAGGCAGCATGGGAATTTGTGAAATTTTTGACTGGTACAGAAGGACAAAAAATCACAGCAATCTATGGAGGACGTGCACCTACGCTTAAAGCGCTGTATGACGATCCAGAAGTGAAAGAGGCAAGTCCATTATTTGCAAATCCAGAGTTTACAAAAGTATTGGAAAGTGCTGTATCAAGACCAGTAACGCCAATATATCCAAAAATTTCTGACATTATGCAAATTGAATTATCAAAGGCCTTAACTGGAGACCAAACTGCAGAAGAGACTGCAAAAAATATGCAAGCAAAAATTACAGAAGCGGTTAATGAGTAA
- a CDS encoding carbohydrate ABC transporter permease codes for MADRKKRRFELNEKQLGYTMVIPSLILVIVVVLWPVAQSFWNSMFDYRLNDPARSETLLGSNIDLENYLDNYFYIEGQLEDLEGSAEKPEVKETITNIEEGINEFHSNLLSDDAVKQKVDKINQMLMNYEPVTNEELKYIEIENDFAESYRSALDSYQTDLMQIAESASDDALSEQFKQTAGLIGSTSETILKSNFVGLNNYVNYFQDQRMWKSLWNTTFFTIISVVFELVLGLAIALLINRAFKGRGIIRASVLIPWAIPTAVAAMMWGFLYDGQSGIVAHYLQVFHIIPDASWLLSTSNGGMFSVILADVWKTTPYMALLLLAGLQTIPASLYEASNVDGANKFQQFWGITLPLLKSSILVALLFRTLDAFRVFDLIYVLTGGGPANATESISIYAYKTLFAQQNFGEGSTLSVIVFLCVAIISFIYVKLIGSELFAGRSR; via the coding sequence ATGGCAGACAGGAAAAAACGACGTTTTGAACTCAATGAAAAACAGCTTGGCTATACGATGGTGATCCCATCATTGATTCTCGTAATTGTAGTTGTCCTTTGGCCGGTTGCTCAATCGTTTTGGAATAGTATGTTTGATTACAGGCTAAATGATCCTGCACGATCAGAGACATTACTGGGTTCGAATATCGATCTTGAAAACTATCTTGATAATTACTTTTATATTGAGGGCCAACTGGAGGATTTAGAGGGTTCTGCTGAAAAGCCTGAGGTAAAAGAAACGATTACGAATATTGAGGAAGGGATCAATGAGTTTCACAGTAATTTGCTAAGTGACGATGCAGTGAAGCAGAAGGTTGATAAAATCAATCAGATGCTGATGAACTATGAGCCTGTTACTAACGAAGAGCTTAAGTATATAGAGATAGAAAATGATTTTGCTGAATCCTATCGATCAGCTCTAGACAGCTATCAAACAGATTTGATGCAAATTGCTGAATCTGCTAGTGACGATGCGCTGAGTGAGCAGTTTAAGCAAACTGCTGGGTTAATAGGCAGCACTAGTGAAACTATCCTGAAATCAAATTTCGTTGGCCTTAATAATTACGTCAATTATTTTCAAGATCAGCGAATGTGGAAATCGTTGTGGAATACAACATTTTTTACAATAATTTCAGTTGTCTTTGAATTGGTTTTAGGTTTAGCGATTGCACTTCTCATCAACAGGGCTTTTAAGGGAAGAGGTATTATCCGTGCATCTGTCTTGATTCCATGGGCAATTCCAACAGCCGTTGCTGCTATGATGTGGGGCTTTTTGTATGACGGACAATCAGGTATTGTCGCCCACTATTTACAGGTTTTTCATATTATTCCTGATGCATCCTGGTTATTATCGACTTCTAATGGTGGTATGTTCTCGGTAATCTTAGCCGATGTCTGGAAAACAACACCATATATGGCTTTATTGCTTTTAGCGGGTCTTCAAACGATACCAGCATCTCTATATGAAGCTTCAAACGTGGATGGCGCTAATAAATTCCAGCAATTCTGGGGCATAACATTGCCGTTGTTAAAATCGTCTATCTTAGTTGCGTTATTGTTTAGAACGCTAGATGCATTTCGTGTATTCGATCTAATTTACGTTTTAACTGGCGGAGGACCTGCCAACGCAACGGAATCGATATCGATTTATGCATATAAAACATTATTTGCCCAACAGAACTTTGGGGAAGGTTCTACACTTTCCGTTATCGTATTCTTATGTGTGGCAATCATTAGTTTTATCTACGTAAAGCTAATCGGATCGGAACTATTCGCAGGTCGTTCGAGATAA
- a CDS encoding carbohydrate ABC transporter permease, with amino-acid sequence MNKKAGIGFYIFLVVFVFLVMFPFIWVFLTSIKPPGEIFSSFKWFTSNPSLESYTAALTSRPLLRYMLNSFVVASLTTILSLTFASFTAYAVTRLPIKGKGLILGVVLAASMFPQIAIISPMFNLITGLGLRNSYLGLVIPYITISLPLSIWILSTFFQKIPFELEESAKLDGASPFQTFRKVILPLATPGIFTTGILVFIAAWNEYLFALTINTADVWRTVPVGISLYQSQFSVPWGDISAATVIVTIPIVILVLFFQKRIVSGLTSGSVKE; translated from the coding sequence ATGAATAAAAAAGCAGGAATTGGGTTTTATATTTTTTTAGTGGTATTTGTGTTCCTTGTCATGTTTCCATTTATTTGGGTCTTTTTAACATCAATTAAACCACCAGGTGAAATTTTTTCATCATTTAAATGGTTTACGAGTAACCCATCGCTTGAATCGTATACCGCGGCACTAACGAGTCGACCGCTACTGCGTTATATGTTAAATAGTTTTGTTGTGGCATCGTTAACTACAATTTTGTCATTAACATTTGCTTCTTTTACAGCTTACGCGGTGACAAGATTGCCGATTAAAGGAAAGGGACTGATATTGGGAGTTGTACTCGCGGCTTCAATGTTTCCGCAGATTGCAATTATTTCACCAATGTTTAACCTAATTACTGGACTTGGTCTACGTAACAGTTACTTGGGACTAGTGATTCCATATATAACGATAAGTTTACCGTTATCAATTTGGATCTTGTCAACCTTCTTTCAAAAGATTCCATTTGAGCTCGAGGAGTCTGCTAAACTAGATGGAGCAAGCCCATTTCAAACCTTTCGGAAAGTTATCTTACCACTAGCAACACCAGGTATATTTACTACTGGAATTCTCGTGTTTATTGCTGCTTGGAATGAATATTTATTTGCATTAACGATTAACACTGCAGATGTATGGCGCACGGTTCCAGTAGGGATTTCGTTATATCAAAGTCAATTTTCTGTTCCGTGGGGAGATATCTCTGCAGCGACAGTTATTGTTACCATTCCAATCGTAATTTTGGTACTATTTTTCCAAAAACGAATTGTATCCGGTTTAACGTCGGGATCTGTGAAAGAATAA
- a CDS encoding Gfo/Idh/MocA family protein translates to MKKLKVAIIGCGGIANGKHLPSLQKVEQVELVAFCDSEVEKAQVAADAYGMSGAKVYEDYKELLQDATIDVVHVCTPNISHAEISIAALKAGKHVMCEKPMAKTSEEAKRMIEAAEETGKKLTIGYNNRFRQDSQHLRKVSERGDLGEVYFAKAHAIRRRAVPTWGVFLDEEKQGGGPLIDIGTHALDLTLWMMDNYKPKSVMGSTFHKLGKQKDAANAWGAWDPKKFTVEDSAFGFITMENGATIVLESSWALNSLEVDEAKCSLSGTKGGADMKDGLRINGEEFGKLYTTNVELNNSGVAFYDGEAESDADLEARLWIESLLNDTEQTVKPKEALVVTQILEAIYESARTGKAVYFD, encoded by the coding sequence ATGAAAAAATTAAAAGTTGCTATTATTGGGTGTGGAGGTATTGCAAACGGCAAACACCTTCCAAGCTTACAAAAGGTAGAGCAGGTAGAACTTGTTGCGTTTTGTGATAGTGAGGTAGAAAAAGCACAGGTTGCAGCGGATGCGTATGGAATGTCTGGCGCAAAGGTATACGAAGATTATAAAGAATTATTACAGGATGCAACGATTGACGTAGTACATGTCTGTACACCAAATATTTCACATGCAGAAATTTCTATTGCCGCTTTGAAAGCTGGAAAACACGTGATGTGTGAAAAACCAATGGCAAAAACATCTGAAGAAGCAAAACGTATGATTGAAGCAGCAGAGGAAACTGGCAAAAAACTGACAATTGGCTATAACAACCGCTTTAGACAAGATAGTCAACATTTGCGTAAAGTTTCCGAGCGAGGAGATTTAGGTGAAGTTTATTTTGCCAAAGCACATGCGATTCGTCGTCGTGCAGTACCAACATGGGGTGTATTTTTAGATGAAGAAAAACAAGGTGGTGGCCCGTTGATTGATATTGGGACGCATGCACTTGATTTAACGTTATGGATGATGGATAACTACAAGCCAAAATCTGTAATGGGGTCGACGTTTCACAAGTTAGGAAAACAGAAGGATGCCGCCAATGCGTGGGGCGCCTGGGATCCAAAAAAATTCACGGTAGAGGATTCGGCGTTTGGGTTTATTACGATGGAAAACGGTGCAACAATTGTACTTGAATCAAGCTGGGCTCTGAACTCACTCGAGGTTGATGAAGCGAAATGCTCGTTAAGCGGAACTAAAGGTGGCGCAGACATGAAGGACGGATTGCGCATTAACGGAGAAGAATTTGGTAAGCTTTATACAACGAATGTTGAGTTGAATAATAGTGGTGTTGCCTTTTATGACGGTGAAGCAGAGAGTGATGCAGACCTAGAGGCTCGGCTTTGGATTGAAAGTCTTTTGAATGACACAGAACAAACTGTAAAACCGAAAGAAGCGCTTGTTGTTACACAAATTTTAGAGGCAATCTATGAATCTGCAAGAACTGGGAAGGCAGTATATTTCGATTAA
- a CDS encoding Gfo/Idh/MocA family protein, protein MKVALLSRWHVHADDYARAVHENDQLTVELVWDEDSERGKKWADELGVPFEKELEVVLSDPEIDAVIVSTPTNLHKEIILAAAAHKKHVFTEKVLAFTAEECDNIYDAAAEHDVELMVSLPRLTEKEFLYAEKAVNEGWIGMLTMIRCRLAHNGAVVPEGETQGWLPARFFDKEQTGGGSLIDLGAHPIYLTNRLAGRAEAVYSRLQQDDEKKVDVSAAVIVEYESGALGMIETSFLSHGSPFQLELYGTEGTLLCTDGAVQLKSIHHGDGNWLNLEEELPSVLKPLEQWVAKIRNGVEPSITKEDVINLTKINDAAAFSHLKGCRIFIEK, encoded by the coding sequence ATGAAGGTAGCGTTGTTAAGTAGGTGGCATGTACATGCGGATGATTATGCCCGCGCGGTTCATGAAAATGATCAGTTAACGGTTGAACTTGTTTGGGATGAAGATAGTGAACGCGGAAAAAAATGGGCCGATGAACTGGGTGTTCCATTTGAAAAAGAATTAGAAGTGGTTTTGTCTGATCCGGAAATAGACGCTGTTATCGTGAGTACGCCGACAAATTTGCATAAAGAAATTATTTTGGCAGCAGCAGCGCATAAGAAGCATGTTTTTACGGAAAAAGTGTTGGCTTTTACTGCCGAAGAATGTGATAACATCTATGATGCTGCTGCAGAGCACGATGTTGAATTAATGGTATCGTTACCGCGATTAACAGAAAAAGAGTTTTTGTACGCGGAAAAAGCAGTGAATGAAGGCTGGATCGGAATGTTGACGATGATTCGTTGCCGACTTGCACATAATGGTGCTGTGGTACCAGAAGGGGAAACACAAGGATGGTTACCGGCACGTTTCTTTGATAAAGAGCAGACAGGTGGTGGATCGTTGATTGATCTTGGCGCCCATCCGATTTATTTGACCAATCGCTTAGCTGGCCGCGCTGAGGCTGTTTATTCTCGCTTACAGCAAGACGATGAAAAAAAGGTAGATGTTAGTGCAGCAGTTATCGTGGAGTATGAATCTGGTGCCCTTGGTATGATCGAGACAAGCTTCCTGTCGCATGGAAGCCCGTTTCAATTGGAATTATACGGAACAGAAGGGACATTGCTTTGTACAGACGGGGCAGTTCAGCTGAAAAGCATTCACCATGGTGATGGGAATTGGCTGAATCTAGAGGAAGAATTACCGTCTGTACTAAAACCATTAGAGCAATGGGTAGCCAAAATTCGTAATGGCGTTGAGCCATCTATAACAAAAGAAGACGTTATTAATTTAACCAAAATAAATGATGCCGCCGCTTTTTCACATTTAAAAGGGTGCCGAATTTTTATAGAAAAATAA
- a CDS encoding sugar phosphate isomerase/epimerase family protein, with protein MGNIGLQLYSVRTMAEQGFLGTVRKVADMGYDAVQFAGFFETPADQVKNVLDEKGICVAGSHTPLDLLKGDKLKEAILYNQEIDNDLIICPYLPEEKRNSVESYKRTAEELNKIGQICKENGMIFGYHNHNFEFKNFDGITGFDLLFGNTDPDLVKIELDCFWAVHAGYDAKTIIEKYGDRVVSLHIKDMTEVSGEKKSVEIGSGMLDMNDLLSVAKSQHVDWLVVEQEDFDQDPMASAKINRDNLIDLLN; from the coding sequence ATGGGAAACATTGGATTACAGTTATACTCTGTACGAACAATGGCAGAACAGGGCTTTTTGGGGACTGTTCGCAAGGTTGCTGACATGGGCTATGATGCCGTACAATTTGCTGGTTTTTTTGAAACGCCCGCAGATCAAGTGAAAAATGTATTGGATGAAAAGGGGATTTGTGTGGCAGGTAGCCATACGCCTCTTGATCTATTAAAAGGTGATAAGCTAAAAGAAGCAATTCTTTATAATCAAGAAATTGATAACGACTTAATCATCTGCCCATACTTGCCCGAAGAGAAACGAAATTCAGTTGAAAGCTATAAACGGACTGCCGAGGAGCTAAATAAAATCGGTCAAATATGTAAAGAAAATGGAATGATTTTTGGGTACCACAACCATAATTTTGAGTTCAAAAATTTTGATGGAATCACGGGATTTGATCTACTTTTTGGAAACACAGATCCAGATCTTGTTAAAATCGAATTGGATTGCTTTTGGGCTGTTCATGCTGGGTATGATGCAAAAACTATTATTGAAAAATATGGAGATCGCGTTGTTTCTTTACACATAAAGGATATGACAGAAGTAAGTGGAGAAAAGAAAAGCGTTGAAATTGGAAGTGGCATGCTTGATATGAATGACCTACTATCCGTAGCAAAAAGTCAGCACGTTGACTGGCTTGTTGTGGAACAAGAAGATTTTGATCAGGACCCAATGGCTAGCGCTAAAATTAATCGAGACAATTTAATCGATCTTTTAAACTAA
- a CDS encoding ThuA domain-containing protein — MNVTIWNENRHEKKNPKVEEIYPTGIHGAIADFLQEEGFNTQTATLDEAEHGLTEEVLDNTDVLVWWGHLAHEEVTEDVAEKVKQRVLDGMGLVVLHSAHFSKVFKKLMGTGCDLKWREADEKERLWVVDPSHPITEGLGQYIELEKEEMYGEHFDIPAPDQLVFVSWFEGGEVFRSGATFTRGRGKIFYFRPGHETYPTYHNKEIQQVIKNGVKWAKNTNTSKHKYGNAKPLEEIKNK, encoded by the coding sequence ATGAACGTTACAATATGGAATGAAAACCGTCATGAAAAGAAAAATCCAAAGGTTGAAGAAATTTATCCAACTGGAATCCATGGGGCCATTGCGGATTTTTTACAGGAAGAGGGATTCAATACACAGACTGCGACATTAGATGAAGCAGAGCATGGTCTAACTGAAGAAGTGTTAGATAATACAGATGTTCTTGTTTGGTGGGGGCATTTGGCACACGAGGAAGTTACCGAAGATGTTGCCGAAAAGGTAAAGCAGCGAGTACTCGACGGAATGGGCTTGGTTGTCTTGCACTCGGCTCATTTTTCCAAGGTATTTAAAAAGCTTATGGGCACTGGTTGTGATTTGAAATGGCGCGAGGCGGATGAGAAAGAACGCCTTTGGGTTGTTGATCCAAGTCATCCGATTACAGAAGGTCTTGGTCAATATATCGAGCTAGAGAAAGAAGAAATGTATGGGGAGCATTTTGATATTCCAGCACCCGATCAATTAGTTTTCGTTAGTTGGTTTGAAGGTGGCGAGGTGTTCCGTAGTGGTGCAACGTTCACACGTGGAAGAGGGAAGATATTTTATTTTAGACCAGGTCATGAAACATATCCTACCTATCACAATAAAGAAATTCAACAGGTAATCAAAAATGGTGTGAAATGGGCAAAGAATACGAACACATCTAAACATAAATACGGAAATGCGAAGCCGTTAGAAGAGATTAAAAATAAATAG
- a CDS encoding Gfo/Idh/MocA family protein, producing MTKLKMGIIGAGGIAQDRHIPAYLKLQDEVELTAVQDLNIERAREVANRFRIPHVFQDYRELFEMVDAVTICTPNKFHPEIAIRALEAGVHVLCEKPMAITTKEGEEMIAASKKTNTRLSIAYHYRHTKEARVAKQAILNNEIGDPLVTRVQAMRRRKVPGWGVFTNKDLQGGGSLIDWGCHFLDLAIWLLGDPKPIEVIGTTYNRLSRTPNQLNEWGVFDHETFDVDDHVTGYITFENGVSLMLECSWAANIKDDSTSLSISGVDGGLNVYPFELYQAKYGTFFSGEAKFAEVEDNAGLLQAENFVTSCLGKADLIVKPEQALQVTRIMEAIYKSSETGKSIRLG from the coding sequence ATGACGAAATTAAAAATGGGAATTATCGGTGCAGGCGGTATCGCGCAGGATCGGCATATACCTGCTTACCTGAAATTGCAGGATGAAGTGGAACTTACTGCTGTACAAGATTTGAATATTGAACGCGCACGGGAGGTAGCGAATAGGTTTAGAATTCCACATGTTTTTCAGGATTACAGAGAACTATTTGAAATGGTCGATGCGGTGACAATTTGTACACCAAATAAATTTCACCCGGAAATTGCGATTCGTGCATTAGAAGCAGGCGTGCATGTCTTGTGTGAAAAACCTATGGCAATCACGACAAAAGAGGGAGAGGAAATGATTGCTGCTTCTAAGAAAACAAATACACGTTTATCGATTGCCTATCATTATCGCCATACGAAGGAAGCGCGTGTTGCTAAGCAAGCAATTTTGAATAATGAAATTGGCGATCCGTTGGTTACGCGTGTGCAGGCAATGAGACGTCGGAAGGTTCCGGGCTGGGGTGTTTTCACAAATAAGGATTTGCAGGGCGGAGGAAGTTTAATAGATTGGGGATGCCATTTCCTTGATCTGGCCATTTGGTTATTAGGAGATCCAAAGCCTATAGAGGTAATAGGAACGACGTACAATCGACTAAGTAGAACGCCAAACCAGTTGAATGAATGGGGCGTTTTTGACCATGAAACATTCGATGTGGATGACCATGTGACGGGGTATATTACCTTTGAGAATGGTGTTTCCTTAATGCTTGAGTGTTCATGGGCAGCGAATATCAAAGATGATAGTACAAGTCTTAGCATTTCTGGTGTAGACGGTGGATTGAATGTATATCCATTTGAACTCTATCAGGCTAAGTATGGAACCTTTTTCAGTGGCGAGGCAAAATTTGCGGAGGTAGAAGATAACGCTGGACTATTACAAGCTGAGAATTTTGTTACTAGTTGTTTAGGAAAAGCAGATTTAATCGTGAAGCCAGAGCAGGCCTTACAAGTAACAAGAATAATGGAAGCAATTTATAAGAGTAGTGAAACAGGAAAAAGCATTCGGTTAGGGTGA
- a CDS encoding sugar phosphate isomerase/epimerase family protein — MKLGVFCVLFSEKSFEEMLDHVKDSGLQTVEIGTGGHPGNAHCNVDELLNSAEKRVDYLDKVHTRGLTISAFSCHGNPISPDKQVADESHEVFVKTVKLAELMDVPVVNTFSGTPGDHEEAKYPNWPVTPWPSEYSDILKWQWEEKLIPYWKEQGEFAQAHGVKIGLELHAGFLVHTPYTMLKLREATCDAIGANLDPSHLWWQGIDPVAAIKILGKENAIHHFHAKDTYIDQENVNMYGLTDMQPYGNVQTRAWSFRSVGYGHGVQEWSTIISALRTYGYDYVVSIEHEDPIMSVDEGFSKAVANLKSINIAEKPADMWWA, encoded by the coding sequence ATGAAATTAGGTGTATTTTGCGTGTTATTTTCAGAGAAGTCCTTTGAAGAAATGCTAGACCATGTGAAGGATTCTGGCTTGCAGACAGTTGAAATCGGAACAGGCGGACATCCTGGAAATGCACATTGTAATGTAGATGAATTATTGAATAGCGCGGAAAAGCGTGTGGACTATTTGGATAAGGTTCACACGCGAGGGTTAACAATTAGTGCCTTTAGTTGTCATGGAAATCCAATTTCTCCAGATAAACAGGTTGCGGATGAATCACATGAAGTTTTTGTGAAAACAGTGAAATTGGCTGAATTAATGGATGTACCAGTTGTTAATACATTTTCTGGAACACCTGGTGACCACGAGGAAGCAAAATATCCAAATTGGCCTGTGACCCCATGGCCTAGTGAGTATTCGGATATTTTGAAGTGGCAATGGGAAGAAAAACTGATTCCATATTGGAAAGAACAAGGGGAGTTTGCGCAGGCTCACGGCGTTAAGATTGGATTAGAGCTTCACGCGGGGTTCTTGGTTCACACACCATATACCATGCTGAAATTGAGAGAAGCAACATGTGATGCAATTGGCGCAAACCTTGATCCGAGCCACTTATGGTGGCAAGGTATTGATCCAGTAGCTGCAATTAAAATTCTGGGTAAGGAAAATGCGATCCATCATTTCCATGCAAAAGATACATATATTGATCAGGAGAACGTGAACATGTATGGCCTGACGGATATGCAGCCATATGGTAATGTCCAAACACGCGCATGGAGTTTCCGTTCAGTTGGTTATGGTCACGGAGTTCAGGAGTGGTCTACTATTATTAGTGCCTTGCGAACGTATGGTTACGATTATGTTGTCAGTATCGAGCATGAAGATCCAATAATGTCTGTTGACGAGGGTTTCAGTAAAGCAGTTGCAAACTTAAAAAGTATTAATATAGCAGAAAAGCCCGCGGATATGTGGTGGGCATAA
- a CDS encoding transcription repressor NadR translates to MHMRKGEKYTSAMRQELILKSLKEEQRPITGSEFAKKTNVSRQVIVQDVSILKAKNEPVIATSQGYMYIKKPTLEAAHKLVVACKHSSDQTKEELTIIVDHGVTVKDVTVEHPVYGDLTASLMVSNRHEVEQFINRIHDSKASYLSILTEGVHMHTLEADSKEKIDAACKDLQAAGILL, encoded by the coding sequence GTGCACATGCGTAAAGGGGAAAAGTATACATCTGCAATGAGGCAAGAGTTAATTTTAAAAAGTTTAAAAGAAGAACAACGTCCGATTACTGGTAGTGAGTTCGCGAAAAAAACGAACGTAAGCAGACAGGTGATCGTGCAGGATGTATCGATTTTAAAAGCGAAGAATGAACCGGTTATCGCGACAAGTCAAGGCTATATGTATATTAAAAAACCGACACTTGAAGCGGCACATAAACTAGTCGTAGCTTGTAAACACAGTTCTGATCAAACAAAAGAAGAACTTACAATTATTGTGGATCACGGAGTTACCGTGAAAGATGTCACTGTTGAGCATCCTGTGTACGGTGATTTGACTGCTTCACTCATGGTTAGTAACCGACATGAAGTAGAGCAATTTATTAATCGAATTCACGACTCTAAAGCTTCCTATCTCTCAATCTTGACAGAAGGCGTTCACATGCACACCCTTGAGGCCGATTCAAAAGAAAAAATAGACGCCGCCTGTAAAGACTTGCAAGCAGCTGGAATCCTGTTATAA